A stretch of Dyella sp. BiH032 DNA encodes these proteins:
- a CDS encoding M1 family metallopeptidase — protein MRLLCAFAIGALTLPMAAYAADPHSYAQPDQVRVTHLDLDLKIDFPHKQLDGQATLKLDWKDAKAKTLVLDTRDLKIAKVEALDAAGKATALTYALAPADKQLGSKLTIQAPQHPAQVRIAYTTAPTASGLQWLTPEQTADKKLPFMFSQSESIHARSWVPLQDSPAIRFTYSAHVTAPKEVRVTMSALNDAKHALDGDFRFDQPHPIPSYLLAIAAGDIAVKETGPRSAVYAEPSVVDKAAKEFEDTEKLIQATEKLYGPYAWGRYDLLVLPPSFPFGGMENPNMTFATPTVLVGDKSLVSLVSHELAHSWSGNLVTSAAWRDIWLNEGFTTYVQGRITEAVYGKALADEEALLSARGLQKHIGEMPANAQKLAPEPRGIDADDALSDVAYDKGSWFLRTLEQRFGRETFDAYLKGYFAHFAFQSITTEQMLDYLKANLFDKNPGKMDWAEVKAWVYEPGVPKNAPLPASPRFEAIDKERSAFLGGSLAADKLDAKGWNTQEWMYFLDGMPDVAPLDKLKQLDAAWHLTGTPNAEIGMRWYSHAIAAGDKDVWSAAAEHMTRIGRLYLTTPLYKAFVKTPEGLAYAEQVYAKAKAGYHPMTQDAVQRIIDKAKKPAK, from the coding sequence ATGCGCCTCCTCTGCGCCTTCGCCATCGGCGCCCTCACCCTGCCGATGGCCGCCTACGCCGCCGATCCGCACTCCTACGCCCAGCCCGACCAGGTGCGCGTCACTCACCTGGACCTGGACCTGAAGATCGACTTCCCGCACAAGCAGCTCGACGGCCAGGCCACGCTGAAGCTGGACTGGAAGGACGCGAAGGCGAAGACGCTGGTGCTCGACACGCGCGACCTGAAGATCGCCAAGGTCGAAGCGCTCGACGCGGCCGGCAAGGCCACGGCGCTGACGTACGCGCTGGCGCCGGCCGACAAGCAGCTCGGCAGCAAGCTCACGATCCAGGCGCCGCAGCATCCGGCGCAGGTGCGCATTGCCTACACGACCGCGCCGACCGCTTCCGGCCTGCAATGGCTGACGCCGGAGCAGACCGCGGACAAGAAGCTGCCCTTCATGTTCTCGCAGTCGGAATCCATCCATGCGCGCTCGTGGGTGCCGCTGCAGGACTCGCCGGCGATCCGCTTCACCTACAGCGCCCACGTCACCGCGCCGAAGGAAGTGCGCGTGACCATGAGCGCGCTCAACGACGCCAAGCACGCGCTGGACGGCGATTTCCGCTTCGACCAGCCGCACCCGATTCCCTCCTACCTGCTGGCAATCGCCGCAGGCGACATCGCGGTGAAGGAGACCGGCCCCCGCTCGGCGGTGTACGCGGAGCCCAGCGTCGTCGACAAGGCGGCGAAGGAATTCGAGGACACCGAAAAGCTGATCCAGGCCACCGAGAAGCTCTATGGCCCCTATGCGTGGGGCCGCTACGACCTGCTGGTGCTGCCACCCTCGTTCCCGTTCGGCGGCATGGAAAACCCCAACATGACCTTCGCCACGCCGACCGTGCTGGTGGGCGACAAGAGCCTGGTCTCGCTGGTGTCGCACGAGCTGGCGCATTCGTGGTCGGGCAACCTGGTGACCAGCGCTGCGTGGCGCGATATCTGGCTCAACGAAGGCTTCACCACCTACGTGCAGGGCCGCATCACCGAGGCGGTCTACGGCAAGGCCCTGGCCGACGAGGAAGCCCTGCTTTCCGCGCGCGGCCTGCAGAAGCACATCGGCGAGATGCCCGCCAATGCGCAGAAGCTGGCGCCGGAACCGCGCGGCATCGATGCCGACGATGCGCTCTCCGACGTGGCCTACGACAAGGGCTCCTGGTTCCTGCGCACGCTGGAGCAGCGCTTCGGCCGCGAGACCTTCGACGCCTACCTGAAGGGCTATTTCGCGCACTTCGCCTTCCAGAGCATCACCACCGAGCAGATGCTGGATTACCTGAAGGCCAATCTGTTCGATAAGAACCCGGGCAAGATGGACTGGGCCGAAGTGAAGGCATGGGTCTACGAGCCGGGTGTGCCGAAGAACGCGCCGCTGCCGGCCTCGCCGCGCTTCGAGGCGATCGACAAGGAGCGCAGCGCGTTCCTCGGCGGCTCGCTGGCGGCGGACAAGCTCGATGCCAAGGGCTGGAACACGCAGGAATGGATGTACTTCCTCGATGGCATGCCCGACGTCGCGCCGCTGGACAAGCTCAAGCAGCTCGATGCCGCCTGGCACCTCACCGGCACGCCGAATGCCGAGATCGGCATGCGCTGGTACAGCCACGCCATCGCCGCCGGCGACAAGGACGTGTGGAGCGCCGCCGCCGAGCACATGACGCGCATCGGCCGTCTGTACCTCACCACGCCGCTGTACAAGGCGTTCGTGAAGACGCCGGAAGGTCTCGCCTACGCCGAGCAGGTGTACGCGAAAGCCAAGGCCGGCTACCACCCGATGACGCAGGACGCCGTCCAGCGGATCATCGACAAGGCCAAGAAGCCGGCGAAGTGA